The genomic segment GGTTCATGACGTCTAGAAAGCTCTGGACCTCCTCCTCGCCAAAGCGCAGGTCCTCGCCGCGCAGTTCGCGCAGCTCCCTCCGAACGCGCCGGCGGGCGAGGGCCAGGGGCGGATCGCTGCGGGTTCCCAGGATCAGGTGAAACTGCGCCGGGCTATGCTCGAGCAAGAACCTCACCGCGCCGTGCACCGCCTCGCTGGTGATGGCGTGGTAGTCGTCCAGAACGAGGACCAGGTCGTCCTCGTTGTGCGCGAGGTCGTTGAGGATAAAGGTCAAGACGGCGCCGCTGTCGTCCGGGTCGAGGGTGGCGACGGCGCTGCCGGCCTCGCGCAGCGTCTCGTCGACGCGCTGCAAGGCGGCGAGGAGATAGCCCAGAAAGCGCCTGGGGTCGTTGTCGGCCTCGTCCAGCGAGAGCCAGGCGACGTCCTTATCGGTCCTGTCGTACCAGCTTGACAGCAGCGTGCTCTTGCCGTAGCCCGCCGGGGCCGATACCAGCGTCAGCCTGCCTTTGACACCCTCCTCGAGCGCGGCAAGGAGCCGCTCCCGCGTCACCTGCCGCTCGCGCTTGGGCGGTGGGTGAAGCTTGGTGGTCAGCAGCGTGCTCGGCACAGGGTAAGTATAGCGGGTATAGCGGAGCGGCCCTTACCGTGAGAGCCGGCCTTTAGGGTTCGGTCCCGCATGGCATGCGCTCTAGGCGCCCTTCGGATACCGCTCAACCCAGCCCGCTCAACCCAGTCTGAGGTCCAGCCGGTGTCGGAGAAGCCCTGGTCGTCCGTCTAGGGCGGCCTTCAGTTCAGGATCTACTCGAGCAGCGGCAAGACCATCTTGGGGATGACCTTGCCCTTGAACCACAAGACGCGGGCGGGCAGGTTGTCGAGCTTGATGCCCGCCTTCTCGAGGTTGAGCCTTTCCGACACCGCCAGGATGAGGTCGTCGCGCAGGGCGCGGCGCACCTGGGCGAACTTCTTCCTGAGGTAGTCGGGCCGCCAGTAGCCGACGATCTCCATCAGGAACGCCCTCCCGTCGGGATGCACTAAGCGGAAGTCCGGCACCATCACCGAGCCGGGCAGGGTGACCAGGTCCACCTCGCGCTCGAGCCGCCACTCGGTCTCGGTCTTCTGCCAGCCCTCGGCAAAGGACTTCTCTATCATGCTGTCATAGGCCCTGCCGGGCGGGTAGTGCGAGACCAGGCCGCAGTGCGAATCCAGTGTGAAGCGGCTGACGGCGGGGGTGCCGTCATAGCTCAGCCTCGGCTTGAGCTCGGCGACCATGCTCCACTTTGTGACGTGCAACAGCGCCGGCAGGAGCTTGGCGAGCGCGAGGCCGTAGCGGGTGCTGGGCGAAAAGAGGCTGGCGGGGCCGTCGATGGTGACGGTGAAGCCGACGTCGGGGTCGCCCTCGATGTAGCTCATCAGGCCGAAGAGCTTGAGGTAGCGGAAGAGCAGCTTGTACTCGCCGGGGTCGTTGCGGTGGGCGTGGATGACGACCCGCTTGGCGCGGTAGAGCACGCCCTGGACCTGGGCGAGGTTGTAGCGGTGGAGGAGCGCCTCGGAAGAGGGCGTCTCGAAGGCGGTGACGAGCTGGTTCTCGGGCAGGTCGGCGTAGAGCCCCGCCTCGACCTGCTGGGGCGCGACCTCCCTTTCGAGCGCCTGGCTGAGCGCAGCGGCGACGTGC from the Deinococcota bacterium genome contains:
- a CDS encoding DUF790 family protein — its product is MLPSELLIYRTSGEELLPKRLEPGRRNLELAGEIIGLYGGCKGLRRGELEERLQVLEGEATDYRVKRGLAHILASSFTTFETVSPLEPEALRERVFGLAATGVPSREARSDLLAHVAAALSQALEREVAPQQVEAGLYADLPENQLVTAFETPSSEALLHRYNLAQVQGVLYRAKRVVIHAHRNDPGEYKLLFRYLKLFGLMSYIEGDPDVGFTVTIDGPASLFSPSTRYGLALAKLLPALLHVTKWSMVAELKPRLSYDGTPAVSRFTLDSHCGLVSHYPPGRAYDSMIEKSFAEGWQKTETEWRLEREVDLVTLPGSVMVPDFRLVHPDGRAFLMEIVGYWRPDYLRKKFAQVRRALRDDLILAVSERLNLEKAGIKLDNLPARVLWFKGKVIPKMVLPLLE